A part of Crassostrea angulata isolate pt1a10 chromosome 5, ASM2561291v2, whole genome shotgun sequence genomic DNA contains:
- the LOC128185991 gene encoding E3 ubiquitin-protein ligase TRIM36-like: MDHFSAQVAQQCDVCLTLVAQCHCDVCHKNLCNGCVIDHLCKSLEIKCKEISPASLTLSCLAGSHATNNSEQFCEDCDVPVCSACMASKHKGHKVMRLLNKGGVKREDLKRDLEELERSIYPNHLENELTKKSEITQVTKHYEELSMALENQEEKWRREIDNIVQKLKADMDEMKKSHLDVLLQHEDKIASRILEIKNCIANLRKLLDEGNFSRATSYRSRNAEFRKLPSNVSKVPLPSFKAPAMNTEQIRQQFGFFLPFSELKEQADWLIKATINTEYGRVRSVTCLSNEKFWVCGSDKIMKLYNLHGELLEKCCTKSGNEPWDIAVTSEGYLVYTDVFEGSVNIMRTGQAPEVIRPRDWVIFNIARTYSGDLLVTMDSEDNKRSKVVRYSGTIEKQNIQFDDNGRPLYTTSEVKYISENRNLDICVSDCKAHAVVVVNQAGKHRFTYAGPPFTTKGPFNPRGIATDSKSRILIADRINHRIHILDQGGQFLRYISGHDLHRPECLCVDSRDNIFVGEFGGMVKKIQCFV; encoded by the coding sequence ATGGACCACTTCAGCGCTCAAGTCGCACAGCAGTGTGACGTATGTCTGACGTTAGTCGCTCAGTGTCACTGTGATGTTTGTCACAAGAATCTTTGTAATGGCTGTGTCATCGATCATTTGTGTAAATCATTGGAAATCAAATGCAAAGAAATTTCTCCAGCATCTCTTACCCTGTCGTGTTTGGCTGGGAGCCATGCGACTAATAATTCTGAGCAATTCTGTGAAGACTGTGATGTTCCCGTCTGCTCAGCCTGCATGGCGTCCAAACACAAAGGACATAAGGTGATGCGTTTACTGAATAAAGGTGGTGTCAAACGAGAGGATTTGAAGAGAGATTTGGAAGAGCTGGAAAGGAGTATCTATCCAAACCATCTAGAAAATGAGTTGACGAAAAAGTCTGAAATAACGCAAGTAACAAAACACTATGAAGAACTTTCTATGGCGTTGGAAAACCAAGAGGAGAAATGGCGTAGAGAAATAGACAACATTGTCCAAAAACTGAAAGCTGATATGGACGAGATGAAGAAAAGCCATCTGGATGTTCTTCTTCAGCATGAAGACAAAATCGCAAGCAGGATTCTAGAAATCAAAAATTGCATTGCAAATCTAAGGAAATTACTAGACGAGGGTAATTTTTCTCGAGCTACTTCGTATAGATCCAGAAATGCTGAATTCAGAAAATTGCCTTCCAACGTCAGCAAGGTACCTTTGCCGAGTTTCAAGGCACCAGCGATGAATACAGAACAAATTCGCCAGCAATTCGGTTTCTTTTTGCCATTTTCTGAATTAAAAGAGCAAGCTGATTGGCTCATCAAAGCCACCATCAACACAGAATATGGGCGAGTTCGTAGTGTGACTTGCTTAAGCAACGAAAAATTCTGGGTATGTGGTTCAGACAAAATTATGAAACTTTACAACCTTCACGGCGAACTCCTAGAAAAATGCTGTACGAAATCTGGCAATGAACCCtgggacatagcagtgacatcGGAAGGGTATCTTGTGTACACCGATGTTTTTGAAGGTTCAGTTAATATAATGAGGACAGGGCAAGCACCAGAAGTGATCAGACCGCGAGACTGGGTGATTTTTAATATTGCAAGGACTTACTCAGGCGACCTGCTCGTTACCATGGACTCTGAAGATAATAAACGCTCAAAAGTTGTTCGTTACTCTGGAACtatagaaaaacaaaacatccaATTTGACGACAACGGTCGACCTCTTTATACCACGAGTGAAGTGAAGTatatcagtgagaacaggaacctagatatctgtgtgtcagactgtAAAGCccatgcagtagtggtggtcaatcaagCCGGGAAACACCGGTTTACCTACGCTGGTCCTCCCTTTACTACCAAGGGACCATTTAATCCACGCGGCATTGCAACAGACAGCAAGAGTCGGATCCTTATAGCAGATCGAATTAACCACCgcatccacatcctggatcagggcGGACAATTCCTCCGATATATAAGTGGCCATGATTTACATCGCCCGGAGTGTTTGTGCGTGGACTCTAGAGACAATATTTTTGTTGGCGAGTTTGGAGGAATGGTAAAGAAAATCCAATGTTTCGTTTGA